The Glycine soja cultivar W05 chromosome 9, ASM419377v2, whole genome shotgun sequence sequence tctttctttcttctaccACATCCCAAGGCTAGTTCGTTCCCAAAACATGTTCGAACATTTTCGTTGACAACAATAGTCAGATCTTACCCCTACTTAGCTCGCACCGAAATCCACACtatcaaaaatacatttttttttctttcttttataatgGTAGTAAAGATAGCAAAGATTTGACAGCAACCTGAAAAATCAGATGCCAAAACGATGAAACAAGAGTTTCCCTGAAAACTAAGGATATACATTTGTCAGAATTTGTATGCTTATATAACACTCAAGAGGACCTAGTGATCCAACCATGTGCACTACACTAGTGTAAGAGCATAAACTTTGATATTCATCCAATCTAGTACTGGTTCAATAGTTTTCCTTGCGCTCTTGTGAAATAGATTTTGATCTTGAAAGTAATCTAAGATACTAACTTCAAGACAATGGTTGATACCCAAGAtaatgactttttttaaaatggataTTAATCCCTTACACGTAATTAAAACTCTCCCAAAAGGTTTCATTCAATCACTGTCGAGAATCACCTAGCATTCAAATCAAATTCACCAACTTCACGCCAGCCATCCTGGGTCCCAGTATCTCCATTTTCGGCTTCATCATTCAAGAAATCTTCAGATGGCTCCTTCTCATCTCTCTGTGTATTGTTTCCCCATCCATTAATCATCTCACCGGGGTTACCTGCCTGATCCTGCTCTCCCATGTCGTGGCCAATCACAATGTCATTGCCTTGGGACCCTAGTGCACTCCCTCTCATGGGTGCTCGAGACATCATTTCAGCATGAGACTGTAAATCTGCCCGAGCCTGCTCTGCTTGAAACATTGCTGCCATCCGTAATTTAGCCTCATGGGCTTCACGACCAGCCTTCTCCCTGGACTCTATTTCTGCTCTTAATTCATAGTTAGCCCGTTTTTCTTCTTGGAGAAGTGCCTGCTCAATCATCAGTCTCTCCTCAGATCGGAACTCCCCCAAACCTCTCTTTTGGGTTATTATGTTGAAGGCAAGTGCTTGTTTCTCGAAAGTTGCAGTGAACTCAGCAATTTTAGCAGTAATATTATTATCCCACTGCTGGGACCGTGAAAGCATCTGGCCAGTAGTGTCAGAATCAAGAATCCTAtcatcctcttcttcttcatagTCTGCCACAACATGATAAGGCAATAACCTGCAAGAGGAAAATTTAGGGAAATTCTGAAACATAAGAAATCCATGAAAGAGAAATTTTCAATTGTATAGACTTAAAATATAGGACGTGCTCATTTGGgttttctcttgttttttttttgggagtTACAATGGTACCAGCATTATTCAttctttttaacaaaaaataaatactgcTTACtggctaaagaaaaaaaaatcaattgagaaCTATTATGTTTAGATTGGTAGATCACATTTCAAAGAAATGCAATCAGGaccaaaaagaatttaatgcTATGATAAAATACATCAAAGCAAGTAATAGGAAGTTCCACACCAGTGACTGTTGTTTTAATTTACAATATCAGaccattaaaaaactaatttgtgGACAGCAAAAAACTGAATCGCTAAtgtgtgcattttaattttagtgaGGCCATCATGAATGTCATTTCAAGCATATCAAGGCCTCCCATGAAATCATGTTGCCAGATTTACTAAAAGGGAAAACATCACACATTTGCAGGTAATAGTAATAAACAAGTAGAGTTCTCAGTTGATTTCTACATTGCAATAAATCAACTGTCAGTTCCGTTGCTCTTGATTGAAGTAAATTGGCACATATCAATTGCCATATGACAGAACAAGGGTTAAATTTGATAGAATCAAAATGTTATAGGTTCTGCAGAActatatgtaaataaaatatgcatATAGTGAAATTACAaataaggatatggtaatagataacaatttaattatatggccccaaacataaataaatagataaacttTGATATGTTATTAGAATCAGGGACAATGACAAGGAAAATGAATTTGGGATAGTGGATGACAATATGGCATGCTAAACAATTCTAAAAGCAGAGGAACAAAACATGACATGGAGTCAAATATCACAGAAGATCAAAGATTACTCAAACTAAGACCAAAATGACAATTTAGAATTTAActtcaaatcaattaaaaaggAGAAAGCAACATGAGAGTATTCTGTAGCTGCATAGCAATCTACATAAGGAGAAGGTTGCAGTGAGAGAAGAGAAATTGCAAGTGAAGAGATAGAATCAGTATTCAGACCAGAAAACCGGTGCCAATTAATCTTTATCCATATAGAGCCTATAAACATATAACATAAACATTGATTAGATTTTTGGCCTACAACTGCTTAAATGAATGAAAGAGACCAAGCTGCATCAGCAATGATCAACATTACTTTCATTATCTTTGTAATCCCATCTAAAAAATGATCAACATCTCCTACTTTCGTTGTTACCCAGAAATTAGTATCATGAAGAAAAAGATTGAAAATtggaaatcaattcataaaaaattaacagttctaaaaagattaaaacatttttttttgggtgggGTAGAGCAATGCAGAAATCTTATTCAGGAACATGCACTTGTCAACACAGAAACAATGATTGCAAGTAAGCTGAGTCACCCTGTGATCAGTGTGAGACACTTAGCCACCAGCAGATGCCTACTGACAGCTACACATAGcccaaaaactaacaaaatacaattaacaaTTTTGGCTTTTGCCTTTTAACTTCATGAAATGAAACCCATTCCCTACTAAACATTAGAAAACTCATTAAgaaaaaagatggagaaaaGTACAAAATATAGTTGAAACTTGGAAAGGTTGTAATATTGAAGGCCACCTTTAAAATACACAGTAACATGAATCTCTCCAATGGTTCATCAATCAAATAACAGGCATGCCAATGAAATCTACTACTACTCTTCACAAGCATATCCCATCTGATTCTCCTAAGGTTACTCCAGAAATTCCACAAGTTAGTCTGTGTTTTGGTTTAATTTATCTTGAAGAAATAATTGCTTACTTTACCAACTTCCAGAGagaacttttaaaaaatgagttaaTACTTACATCCTATTTTCACACAATGAAAACAGAAACATCACTGAAATTAGTTTATCTATGATGATAGGACAAGAATGTgccgatcaaaaaaaaaaaataggacaaGAATGTATCATGCAAAGGACTTACTTATATCATTGCAAGTTGCAACAGATTAAGTAATATACCAATATTTGTCTAATAATCCCAGTATTTTATCATACCTCTCATATGTAATGGATTGAGGAATTAAGCTTCCTCTATATATCAATCTAAATTAACATATACTCATCTCTGTGTGATTACTTCTTTATGAAGATTCCCTGACATACTCAAATCTAAACTATCCCAACACAGTATGATTAATAGCTTCATTTAACAGCAAAGACTTTTTTTCTGATTCAAAAACTATTGACTTAATGGTAAAAGCacaaacaaaaatcacaaaACAGGGAGCTTGAGAAAAATAAGACTCTGAATTAAGTCCAAAAATAATTCTGAATTATCTGCAATAAAGTGATTGCAAGGCCACGAACATAGTTCCTGAGCTAAACCACAGTGAAGATAGTATCATAAATGCCAACATATGCAATCACAAATTATACATCCATATAATAGCACCAAAAAGGCTATTATATCTCCAATTTTTCAATCTCTTATACACAACATAATGAGCCTCTATATTTACTGTTTACATGGGTGGCTCGTCTTCTCAACTCTTCCTAATGCTTTTAGCTGTCAACAAGCAAACCATTTACAGCACTGGCACCCCAGAAAATTCTGTCCTAAAGCTTCAATAACAATCTCAATCATACAAATTTACAGTTCAAGAAGAGTTTCATGGTATGTCAGATAAATCCAAAAGTTATTTGCCATTAACATCAGTGTGATCTTTCCAACCTTCATGGAAAGACATTAAATGATTAAACAAGCCTCTTCAACAACCGCTTGTCTCTCATACAATTACGTTGGAAATAGCCAAGTCTTGTGAGATATCCCTTCTTCTTCCATCCTAatgtgaattaattattactaataaAGCACACATAAAGCATGATAGATATCATCAGCATTTGAGGAAAGAAGAGTGTGCATGTGAGAGAGAGTCTTATTTCTTTCTATACTAAACTTGACGCAACTCATCTAAAGTTATTAAGAAAACCAGCAGGCAAATCGCAGTTAGCAAggttagaaaaaagaaaattatagtaGCACAAGTCAGAACAACAAAaaggaatataaaaaattgaaattcaaacacacacacaaaaaaaaaacatcattgttTACACagtgaacaaaaaagaaaaacagaaagcAACGATGTTGGTAGGATTAAAGAACAAACCTCTCGCAGGCATCTTCAAGAGAAGAGAAGGGTCTCTTGAAGTCCGGGTGGCAGACCCGCCACGCGTCTTGGTACGCCATCTGGAGCTCCATCTGGTTCCCGGGTCGAACAATcttctgctgctgctgctgttgctGTTGCGGCGGTTGCTGCTGCGGTGGTAGATGGTTGGAATTAGGGTTCTGATGCAAATTGAGAATGggattagggttagggttgGGAGCGGGATTgaggttagggttagggttagggttttgtTGGAGATTGAGGGGTCTGATAGGACGCAAGTGAGCGTCAATGTTGGAAGGGAAACGAGAAATGGCGGCAgcttgttgttgatgttgctgctgctgctttTGCAATTGCTGTAAGAGCAGataatgttgttgatgttgttgttgttgctgttgttgtaacagaagttgttgttgttgttgttgttgttgctgctgctgctgttgctGTTGCTGGTGCAATGCctttgcctcttccattttttcgCAAAGTAAGagtagaagaaaaatataatctCTGAAATCCGCTCAATTTGGAAGCCGAATTTATGGGTTTGAAATTGAACCCGGAGACAGAGAAGGAGGAGGGAGTgcgtctttcttttttttctctccaaaatCTAAATTCCCCGTTTGATGATCTTTGATAAACGAAGAACAAACACAATCCTGTTCCCGTCCACACTCTCACCCCGTGCGGAATGCAGTGTGACCCAGATGTCTctgtttttactttattattattattattttacttttgtttagttttttcaCGATCAATCACTCGGGTCGGACTCGCCAATCAATAGCAAAACGGGATTATCCTCGACCAAATTgcagaaaaataaatacaaatttaaactttttttatacataaaatccAAATTTAAGTTGacacttcaaaaaaaattaaagaataaaacatgttttaagtgatttaatattaattaaaatttaagttttaagtttactaataaaaaaaatatttatttttaatttttataaaatagaaaagataatatttattagaaattttttttttgcatatgttaaaaaaagttccaattttttacatttaaattaaaatatatatttttaatttgttttatatcacatttgtgattgaatatttatcttttaacataatttaaactataaatcatttaattaagaGATACAAATTGTTATCATTTATGTCTATTATTGATAATAACTAAGTTGAtctttaaaataacttaaaatttcaCAAAggcttgaattataattttttaaatatatagatttatttaaaaaaaactcaaaatagttaaaaaattgaagaaaaaaagtttagaaaCCTATAAATTAGTAGTCATAGTAGTAGTACTTGATGTTTATGTTCTTAGATTTAGTTGATCAGCCTTTGTCCttaattcattttttggttTGATTTCTAGTTCTTACCATCAAGTTTCTTCATGAAATAATgatgtaataattaatatttattttttaaaaattttatggcACCTTTGTTTTTTAGCTTAAAAAACTTCGAAATTTtgtgaattatttaaaatgtgttaattcaaaatatcgtaaatcaaaatatattaacacAAATGGTAAGATCTTTCCCAAAGATACTAAAATATACATGTAGatataaaagtgataaaatgataaagatgggaaattatatttttagttcttaaagttCAGACACGTCTTGTTCATCTCTCATACGTAATAATTATAAAGTTCGTTGCTTAAGttgaaaaaatttgaaattgtttaatatttaaatatatttaaaaataatatatttagcaTACAAAGAAGTTGAGTCCATACCTCGTTAATTCCCTCATCCATGCGTCTGGACCGGCAAGGTAGTCGATGACCTTTGTTACCAAGAAGATGACTGTTTCCTATGTTGTTAATGAAGAAATGGATGCTTACGTGAGACACATGCTACTTAGAGATCGAACCAAAGGGTGGCGTGTTTTCGTCTTTAATAGTCTCGGCTGTGGAGATAGCCCTGTTACTACTCCTCAGGTGAATACTGTTGCAACTCTATATGTATATGAACAGGTTCTGGTTAGTTTGTTTAggagaaatttatccaaacaaaacatttCTATTTGTGACACTGATGTGCAGTTCTATTTGGCTTCGTTTTTGGGAGATATGCGAGAGGTTGTTTCCCATGTCACCGGTAGATACCCCAATGCTAATGTATATTCCGTAGGATGGTCAGTTGCGGCCAACATTCTTGTGCGTTACTTGGGTCAGGTAGCATCATTGCTCATTCCTGCAAAagtgttaatttaattttggtctGAGGATTTGATTTTTGAAGTTTATATCTGTTCATTAGGCTAGTGATTTCTATATTTGgtgtaaaaactaaaatgttGTTTTGAAAGGTATATAGCTAGTGATCAACAGTCTGTTGACTTGTTTGAAAGGAATAAACCACCAATTTCACGCTCGAGCTATTACCCTCTATCAGTTTAGTTCACAAGTTGATGTATTTTAGTTAAGTTCAGGGTCCAGTTAGATggtttttttaatatctaaGGTTCTACTTAGCATGATTTGTAATACTTCTTGGATTATTTAAGTAATTTGTTTTAGTTTAAGGACAATTTAAGGTATTACTTTAAGGATCAAATTGCTTGTTTGAGTGATGAGATTCACCTCAGttgtttgtttgaaaaaaattaggGAATGGacattgaatttgaaattatacTTTATTCTCACTAAGTAAATAATTAGAAGTGATTGTAGGTGTATCATCTTTGCCTTTATCCATTGAATACCGTTTCTGCCATGctatttatgttttttcatttgttactTTCAGGAATCGCACAATTGTCCACTTTCTGGTGCCGTGTCATTGTGTAATCCTTTCAATTTGGTTATGGCAGATGAGGACTTCCGCAAGGGCTTCAACATTATTTATGACAAGGCCCTTTCAAAGGCTCTTCGCAAGATTTTCAACAAGTGACTAATTTATATGTTATTGTGGCTATTCTAGCTATACTTATTAATGAATCCATTTGCTGGACATGATGTATCTATCTATCAATAACATcttgtatttttctctttttgagtAAAGGCATGTTTTACTCTTCGAAGATATTGGTGCTGAATATAACATTCCACTGGCAGCCAATGCCAAGTCTGTTAGGGAGTTTGATGATGCACTGACCCGTGGTATGTGCCCCTACTTAATGGAAGCTTGATTGATAGATCACAATTGTGATTTCTGTCTGCTCAGATACTCATCTATGAGGCTTCGCAGTTTCTTTTGGATTCAAGTCTATGGATGAATACTACTCTAATTCCAGCAGTTCAGACTCCATAAAACATGTTAAAACCCCTTTGCTTTGCATCCAGGTAATTTTTTtgactcaaaataattttatctgttTCTTTTGGTTTGTAGTTGtgtaaaattgaaatgaaaaccTACTTTCTGCAGTGTTGTTttcttgattaattatttttgtcaattaTGATTTTTGACATAATGCATCCCTTGTATTACAAAAAAAGTAGAAAGTATATAGGAATTGCCAAATGAATCTTCAATCTAGACtgacttttattattataatttataaatcaaGCCGTTGGGCTTGTAACCCAAGTGGCACTAGCGCTGATCTCTAGAACTGGGACTGCTTTAGATTTTGCACCTTCTGTtgtgaataaatatattacttttttcaGGCAGCCAATGATCCGATTGCTCCTAATAGGGGAATCCCTGGTGAAGATATCGAGGTATGTAATTGAGAGGTGGGAATTGGGATTATGAAATTTAGTCTTACCATTCCATTCTTGACTTATGTGTGTTTGATAATGGCTTAAGGGAGATGAAAAATACTAAAGGGAGAATGGATAGTTTAGTAACTCATGATAGTATCTCTTAAGTGATGAcaagattttaatttaattatatgttgaTGTTGAGTGATTAAGTTTGATGATGTGATATTATGAGACTAACAACAAgtgttgaaatataatttttttttataattaaccaaaaataaattcgagataataatatgaaattgatttattttttatatatgaaaaacatatttaagtcaaagAAAAACCAACTAagttaacatatttttaagttaagctaAATGATCTATTtgatcttttatcttattttatttttgttcaatttgattatttatcttattttttgttttgtttagtctagtcttttatcttttaaaaagttcattttaatcatttattttattttttgtttaatttaaacttttatcttatttttttgtttaatttagtctttcatttttttaaaagttcaatttattcatttatcttatttttttgttatatttaatccttcagtttagttaaaattaatgttcttaatcatttaaaaataaactttttttgttatattttctctttttcctccaCTTTTTTGGATcgaattgaacaaaaaaaagaaataaatgacccaataaattttaaaaaaaaataaaagactaaaaagaaataaatgacccaataatttaaaaaaataaataaaagactaaaccgaacaaaacaaatattggtccaaattgaatttttttaaagataaatgaacaaataaaaaataaataaataaccaaataCTACCTACTAGAAAAAAGACACACACTAAGACAccttaaagaaaaaagaaaagagttttgaaCTAAAAGCCACTGATAATTGATGATAAGTATTGCCTAGGTAATACATGAAGCTGCAAAGGATTCTTCATTACGGTTGTGAATTTCAGCTTCTCTGACAGATCAACATCATCGATCTCCATTCCCAACCTTCCACGCAAAATACCAAACAAAATTGGCCACAAAGTACTCTAAGTGCAAAATTTCCAAAGCATAGCCAGGACACATTCTCCTCCCTGCCCCAAACGGCATCATCTTGATCTCTTTACTTCCCATTATGTCAAAATTTGTGCCTCCATTTTGTTCACCATTGTTCATGAACCTCTCTGGCTTAAAGGCCAAAGGATCATCCCAAGCTGTTGAGTCCCTCCCGATCTCAGCTACCAGGAAATTCACAGAGGCATAAGTAGCAACCAAATAACCATCTAAGGCGTTGCAGGAGCATGTGAATAGGACTTAACCTGTGAGGGGTGAAGGATTCTTGAAGTGAGGTTACGCCGAAGGAGGCGCCATTTGGGGCCATAGAAGCTGAAAAGAATGTCATGTTGGTTGCTACTAATAATCTTGTTGGTGGGATTGGCCTTAGGGCGATCAGCGAAGACGGTGCCATGTTGGATCAAAGCTTGGTGTGCAAGAAAGCGATCTGCAATGAAAATGTCTGTGCGAGAATAACCAACGTGAACAGTGAAGATTGAACCATATTTTGCATGAAGCTTTTGAAGAATGGTCTTTGGATCGGTGAGGTATTGTGGTAGCAATCTAAAGCTGCATTTGTGAGGCCCTGGAGGGAGGGGAGAAAAGAAAACGTTGCGTATTGCTTTGAGAATCACTGAAAGGCAAAGGCACAGAATAGTGGCAACGAACCACGTTTCCATGTATGAgaatgagtgagtgagtgatgTTTTTGCACGTTGTTAACGAGGAACCAAAGCGAACAGAGGAAACTTAAAGGGTGGGTTACTGGAATTGGAGTGTTACTTTTTTCATGTGTAGTACTTGTAATTTTTAAGAGCCCTAACTAAACTCATAACGCATGCGTTAATTTTAGGCTTGTAGTGTAGTATTGAATGCTATTTTGctcatttatgtttaatttgtaGGAATTTGGAAAGATTTTTTTCGGTAGAGCTATTTAATTTTGGCATTTGGCAATACTGAGTCTGAGATTAACTACTGTCACGTAAGTGGATGTTACCTAATAACACATTTATAACTTTTCCGTCgctgatttttttaattcataaaaaacaattataatttatagtaattaagattattataattaatatatattatgatttgaattaattgatataattacgtataatatattttcatgttttagtTAAGGTAATTCtgaattaagaatattttaaataaattaaataatataggtAATTTTGATTGTG is a genomic window containing:
- the LOC114425003 gene encoding probable E3 ubiquitin-protein ligase bre1, with amino-acid sequence MEEAKALHQQQQQQQQQQQQQQQQLLLQQQQQQQHQQHYLLLQQLQKQQQQHQQQAAAISRFPSNIDAHLRPIRPLNLQQNPNPNPNLNPAPNPNPNPILNLHQNPNSNHLPPQQQPPQQQQQQQQKIVRPGNQMELQMAYQDAWRVCHPDFKRPFSSLEDACERLLPYHVVADYEEEEDDRILDSDTTGQMLSRSQQWDNNITAKIAEFTATFEKQALAFNIITQKRGLGEFRSEERLMIEQALLQEEKRANYELRAEIESREKAGREAHEAKLRMAAMFQAEQARADLQSHAEMMSRAPMRGSALGSQGNDIVIGHDMGEQDQAGNPGEMINGWGNNTQRDEKEPSEDFLNDEAENGDTGTQDGWREVGEFDLNAR
- the LOC114368514 gene encoding embryogenesis-associated protein EMB8-like; amino-acid sequence: MTFVTKKMTVSYVVNEEMDAYVRHMLLRDRTKGWRVFVFNSLGCGDSPVTTPQFYLASFLGDMREVVSHVTGRYPNANVYSVGWSVAANILVRYLGQESHNCPLSGAVSLCNPFNLVMADEDFRKGFNIIYDKALSKALRKIFNKHVLLFEDIGAEYNIPLAANAKSVREFDDALTRVSFGFKSMDEYYSNSSSSDSIKHVKTPLLCIQAANDPIAPNRGIPGEDIEGDEKY